The Chaetodon trifascialis isolate fChaTrf1 chromosome 16, fChaTrf1.hap1, whole genome shotgun sequence genome includes a region encoding these proteins:
- the mntb gene encoding MAX network transcriptional repressor b, with protein sequence MSIDTLLEAARYLEWQAQQQQITREEEQRKEKELINKEAESRRVELVTSLSQPVRANHITWGDDIHRQQSHNPPAPPPPSLPPPQVPIAVIPMVPVVTATPSVPTLPLTTPIAAAATSLNSSPPAKNASSPPQQQQAQQQPASPHLLCTPQMKVETGQQLVGAKSSQPQPQVQIQYPTSISTNGSGSQHALVPHQAPPTSQQRPNGVTMEDMRGMEGKRRPGGAGTREVHNKLEKNRRAHLKECFETLKKNVPNVDEKKTSNLSVLRSALRYIQTLKRKEKEYEHEMERLAREKIATQQRLAELKNELSQCMDVIEIDRVLRQTIQPEDDQASTSTASEGEDNFEQDIDDDVPAPIPAPASLPKPAPPILQAQPLLTSHLSIQHATLPLSGVLTTSSPSAPPPPQAIVPAPAPGPPPPLPAHPVQPPAVQVQPTVIAHAAVSHPSVIQAVNHGLPANHKHLTHIAPSPGPTSSTPQPIAAAPAATATHQPIAAQPIGHITVHPVAHLGGPLSSHLPTLYPQGVSVSQPTMVGHITHTFTHHTLPHVQANPQANTNGAQVNSAAVMSQGSPSLGKPTAVLAPHPQLVGQAAVLNPVTMVTVPTFPVSTLKLA encoded by the exons ATGAGCATCGATACACTTTTGGAGGCGGCCAGATATCTGGAATGGCAAGCCCAGCAACAACAGATCACACGTG aggaggagcagcgcaAAGAGAAGGAGCTCATCAACAAGGAGGCGGAGTCAAGGCGGGTGGAACTTGTGACCTCGCTGTCTCAGCCAGTCAGAGCCAACCACATCACTTGGGGCGATGACATTCACCGCCAGCAGTCGCATAACCCTCCCGCCCCTCCGCCCCCCTCTCTCCCGCCTCCTCAAGTCCCAATCGCCGTCATCCCAATGGTCCCAGTTGTTACTGCGACACCCTCTGTCCCGACCCTTCCGCTTACAACGCCGATTGCTGCGGCAGCGACGTCGCTCAACAGCTCCCCGCCAGCCAAGAACGCTTCCTcccctccacagcagcagcaggcgcagcagcagccagcctcTCCTCACCTGTTGTGCACCCCTCAGATGAAGGTGGAGACAGGTCAGCAGCTGGTTGGTGCAAAGTCCAGCCAGCCACAGCCTCAGGTTCAGATTCAGTACCCAACCTCCATCAGCACTAATGGCTCTGGCTCTCAACATGCATTGGTCCCACATCAAGCCCCACCCACATCTCAGCAGCGGCCTAATGGAGTGACGATGGAGGACATGAGGGGGATGGAAGGGAAGAGGAGACCAGGAGG AGCGGGGACCAGAGAGGTGCATAATAAACTGGAGAAGAACAG GCGAGCGCACCTCAAAGAGTGTTTTGAGACGCTGAAGAAGAACGTTCCGAATGTCGATGAGAAGAAAACCTCCAACCTCAGCGTTCTTCGCAGTGCTTTGCGTTACATACAG ACtctgaagaggaaggagaaggagtaCGAGCACGAGATGGAGCGTTTGGCGAGAGAGAAGATCGCTACGCAGCAGCGGCTGGCAGAGCTGAAGAACGAGCTCAGCCAGTGCATGGATGTCATCGAGATCGACAGAGTCCTCCGTCAGACCATCCAGCCGGAGGACGACCAGGCCTCCACGTCCACTGCCTCAG AAGGAGAAGACAACTTTGAGCAGGACATCGACGATGATGTCCCCGCTCCTATTCCTGCTCCTGCTTCCCTCCCCAAACCAGCACCTCCCATCTTGCAAGCCCAGCCGCTCCTAACCTCTCACCTGTCAATCCAGCACGCcaccctgcctctctctggtgTCCTGACTACATCCTCCCCCTCAGCTCCCCCTCCACCTCAAGCCATCGTCCCTGCTCCAGCCCCAGGTCCGCCCCCTCCTCTGCCGGCTCATCCTGTGCAGCCCCCAGCTGTGCAAGTCCAGCCTACAGTCATCGCTCACGCCGCGGTTTCCCACCCATCTGTGATCCAGGCTGTCAATCACGgcctgccagccaatcacaagcaCCTGACACACATCGCCCCGTCACCTGggcccacctcctccaccccacAGCCAAtcgcagcagctccagctgccACCGCCACTCACCAGCCGATAGCCGCCCAGCCCATCGGACACATCACCGTCCACCCTGTGGCTCACCTGGGAGGCCCCTTGTCATCGCACCTCCCGACTCTCTACCCCCAGGGCGTGTCTGTCTCCCAGCCCACCATGGTGGGCCACATCACTCACACCTTCACACATCACACCCTGCCGCACGTCCAGGCCAATCCTCAAGCTAACACTAACGGAGCCCAGGTGAACAGCGCAGCCGTGATGAGCCAGGGGAGCCCGTCACTAGGGAAACCCACAGCTGTGCTGGCCCCCCACCCACAGCTGGTTGGACAGGCTGCCGTCCTCAACCCTGTCACCATGGTTACAGTCCCAACCTTCCCTGTCAGCACACTCAAACTGGCCTGA
- the LOC139344450 gene encoding septin-5-like isoform X2, with amino-acid sequence MRDLPPVSQPGDQHQMPGHQAPVNHEAEETGTAYNGRLPSLPGTPPLPHPIPCHPAGWPTVPPRPNRVRPDAEFQPLPLRQLVSQVSMDCPSSPASRPHSPWGRFDPYDSPDDQDKEYVGFATLPNQVHRKTVKKGFTFTLMVAGESGLGKSTLINSLFLTDLYKDRKVPSAQERINQVVDIVKHTVSIEEKGIKLRLTIIDTPGFGDAINNTECWKPLEDYIDQQFEQYFRDESGLNRRNIQDNRVHCCLYFISPFGHGLRPLDVECMKALHEKVNIVPILAKADSLTRTEVCRKKMQIREEIKQFGINIYQFPECDSDEEEDFKKQDQILKESVPFAVIGSNVQVESKGRKFRGRSYPWGVVEVEDPVHSDFLLLRNMLVRTHMQDLKDVTQETHYENYRAQCIQNMTRMVVQERKRSLLEKHRGLSEADFPLPLAVVDPVDAERERLIFEKDEELRRMQEVLERIQEQMQHSQSDGC; translated from the exons ATGAGGGATCTGCCTCCTGTCTCACAGCCTGGTGACCAGCACCAGATGCCGGGCCACCAGGCACCAGTTAACCATGAAGCAGAGGAAACTGGGACAGCATACAACGGGAGACTCCCCAGCCTTCCCGGGACTCCCCCTCTGCCCCATCCCATCCCCTGCCACCCTGCTGGCTGGCCGACAGTCCCTCCCAGACCAAATCGTGTGAGACCGGATGCAGAGTTTCAGCCCCTGCCACTGCGGCAGCTCGTGTCTCAGGTGTCTATGGACTGTCCATCCAGTCCGGCCTCACGTCCACACAGCCCCTGGGGTCGCTTCGACCCCTACGACTCGCCAGAC GATCAGGACAAGGAGTATGTGGGTTTTGCCACATTGCCCAACCAGGTTCACAGAAAGACTGTGAAGAAAGGTTTTACATTTACGCTTATGGTGGCAG gGGAGTCTGGCCTCGGTAAATCCACACTAATCAACAGTTTGTTCCTCACGGACCTCTACAAAGACAGGAAGGTTCCTAGTGCGCAAG AACGCATCAATCAAGTAGTCGACATCGTCAAACACACAGTTAGCATCGAGGAGAAAGGAATCAAACTGAGGCTCACTATCATAGACACACCAGGCTTCGGAGATGCCATCAACAACACAGAATG CTGGAAGCCACTTGAAGACTACATCGACCAGCAGTTTGAACAGTACTTCAGAGATGAGAGCGGGTTGAACAGAAGGAACATCCAGGACAACAGAGTCCACTGCTGCCTCTACTTCATCTCTCCATTTGGCCACGG ACTTCGACCACTGGATGTGGAGTGTATGAAAGCCCTGCATGAAAAAGTCAACATAGTTCCCATATTGGCCAAAGCTGACAGCCTGACACGCACAGAGGTCTGCAGAAAGAAGATGCAG ATCAGAGAGGAGATCAAGCAGTTTGGGATCAACATCTACCAGTTTCCCGAGTGTGAttcagatgaggaggaggactttAAGAAACAGGACCAGATACTCAAG gagaGCGTCCCGTTTGCAGTAATTGGGAGTAATGTTCAGGTGGAGAGTAAAGGTCGCAAGTTCAGGGGTCGTTCCTATCCCTGGGGGGTGGTAGAAG TGGAGGACCCAGTTCACtctgacttcctgctgctgaggaaCATGCTGGTcaggacacacatgcaggacCTGAAGGACGTGACGCAGGAAACACACTATGAAAACTACAGAGCCCAGTGCATCCAAAACATGACGCGCATGGTGGTGCAGGAGAGGAAGCGCAG TTTGCTGGAGAAGCATCGAGGGTTGAGCGAGGCGGATTTTCCCCTGCCGCTGGCCGTCGTTGACCCCGTTGACGCAGAGAGGGAAAGACTCATCTTTGAGAAAGACGAAGAG CTGAGGAGGATGCAGGAGGTGCTGGAGAGGATTCAGGAGCAGATGCAGCACAGCCAGAGTGATGGCTGCTGA
- the LOC139344450 gene encoding septin-5-like isoform X1, with the protein MEHMSSPVRFRSNKRAFSEKEVRQLSSLSIDDQEDTQFPFAMRDLPPVSQPGDQHQMPGHQAPVNHEAEETGTAYNGRLPSLPGTPPLPHPIPCHPAGWPTVPPRPNRVRPDAEFQPLPLRQLVSQVSMDCPSSPASRPHSPWGRFDPYDSPDDQDKEYVGFATLPNQVHRKTVKKGFTFTLMVAGESGLGKSTLINSLFLTDLYKDRKVPSAQERINQVVDIVKHTVSIEEKGIKLRLTIIDTPGFGDAINNTECWKPLEDYIDQQFEQYFRDESGLNRRNIQDNRVHCCLYFISPFGHGLRPLDVECMKALHEKVNIVPILAKADSLTRTEVCRKKMQIREEIKQFGINIYQFPECDSDEEEDFKKQDQILKESVPFAVIGSNVQVESKGRKFRGRSYPWGVVEVEDPVHSDFLLLRNMLVRTHMQDLKDVTQETHYENYRAQCIQNMTRMVVQERKRSLLEKHRGLSEADFPLPLAVVDPVDAERERLIFEKDEELRRMQEVLERIQEQMQHSQSDGC; encoded by the exons ATGGAGCACATGTCCTCTCCAGTCAGGTTCCGCAGCAATAAAAGAG CGTTCTCAGAAAAGGAGGTACGACAG TTGTCCAGCCTGTCCATTGACGACCAGGAGGACACTCAGTTTCCTTTCGCCATGAGGGATCTGCCTCCTGTCTCACAGCCTGGTGACCAGCACCAGATGCCGGGCCACCAGGCACCAGTTAACCATGAAGCAGAGGAAACTGGGACAGCATACAACGGGAGACTCCCCAGCCTTCCCGGGACTCCCCCTCTGCCCCATCCCATCCCCTGCCACCCTGCTGGCTGGCCGACAGTCCCTCCCAGACCAAATCGTGTGAGACCGGATGCAGAGTTTCAGCCCCTGCCACTGCGGCAGCTCGTGTCTCAGGTGTCTATGGACTGTCCATCCAGTCCGGCCTCACGTCCACACAGCCCCTGGGGTCGCTTCGACCCCTACGACTCGCCAGAC GATCAGGACAAGGAGTATGTGGGTTTTGCCACATTGCCCAACCAGGTTCACAGAAAGACTGTGAAGAAAGGTTTTACATTTACGCTTATGGTGGCAG gGGAGTCTGGCCTCGGTAAATCCACACTAATCAACAGTTTGTTCCTCACGGACCTCTACAAAGACAGGAAGGTTCCTAGTGCGCAAG AACGCATCAATCAAGTAGTCGACATCGTCAAACACACAGTTAGCATCGAGGAGAAAGGAATCAAACTGAGGCTCACTATCATAGACACACCAGGCTTCGGAGATGCCATCAACAACACAGAATG CTGGAAGCCACTTGAAGACTACATCGACCAGCAGTTTGAACAGTACTTCAGAGATGAGAGCGGGTTGAACAGAAGGAACATCCAGGACAACAGAGTCCACTGCTGCCTCTACTTCATCTCTCCATTTGGCCACGG ACTTCGACCACTGGATGTGGAGTGTATGAAAGCCCTGCATGAAAAAGTCAACATAGTTCCCATATTGGCCAAAGCTGACAGCCTGACACGCACAGAGGTCTGCAGAAAGAAGATGCAG ATCAGAGAGGAGATCAAGCAGTTTGGGATCAACATCTACCAGTTTCCCGAGTGTGAttcagatgaggaggaggactttAAGAAACAGGACCAGATACTCAAG gagaGCGTCCCGTTTGCAGTAATTGGGAGTAATGTTCAGGTGGAGAGTAAAGGTCGCAAGTTCAGGGGTCGTTCCTATCCCTGGGGGGTGGTAGAAG TGGAGGACCCAGTTCACtctgacttcctgctgctgaggaaCATGCTGGTcaggacacacatgcaggacCTGAAGGACGTGACGCAGGAAACACACTATGAAAACTACAGAGCCCAGTGCATCCAAAACATGACGCGCATGGTGGTGCAGGAGAGGAAGCGCAG TTTGCTGGAGAAGCATCGAGGGTTGAGCGAGGCGGATTTTCCCCTGCCGCTGGCCGTCGTTGACCCCGTTGACGCAGAGAGGGAAAGACTCATCTTTGAGAAAGACGAAGAG CTGAGGAGGATGCAGGAGGTGCTGGAGAGGATTCAGGAGCAGATGCAGCACAGCCAGAGTGATGGCTGCTGA
- the LOC139344449 gene encoding LIM domain kinase 1-like isoform X1 gives MSRRDQRFRRGMKGRCCECGCILSHWYYEREGQLYCKKHYWARYGEHCHGCRETITTGLIMVAGEQKYHPECFTCMSCEMFIGDGDTYTLVERSKLYCGHCFCQGVESTVRPASPLTKSPHMVALVSLPPRAGGRRGLTVATDLSQEKGLLVTVTGLDSAVLSRDLLPSVHTGDRVLEVNGIPVRNISPDEINRVIQDTNRPLQLTIEHNPQSPDDLLRSNNSQDDSSCPDPCVREKLASTHKLPSLEEEPSPGEETDEPITMSLSPSQHQGTTGMRSRHILRSCSIDKCPLSPGALSLLSQRRDMVRSESLRVDSGDRTHRIFRPSDLIHGEVLGKGFFGQAVKVTHQETGEVMVMKELIRFDEETQKTFLKEVKVMRCLDHPNVLKFIGLFYKDKRINFVSEYIQGGTLRETITKMDKSFPWSIRVGYAKDIAAGMAYLHSMNVIHRDLNSHNCLVRENQSVVVADFGLARLVMEERNQGRTSSMERPAKGPLTELRKPDRRKRYTVVGNPYWMAPEMIHGKSYDERVDIFSFGIMICEIIGRVNADPDYLPRTNDFGLNVHGFLQQYYTPQCPSAFLPLAVLCCDMDADKRPSFSKLEEWLENLLMHLDIGLPMLSELEQLRRAFWQTHNHQNHFHNQDRTLDSHEQTHCSQRQSPDPMRHSDKTNIQTESSHLTQGQDQNGTPDSHTDEQQNTHDNHNERTEQDHLTKHCNDHSRDKSQTCCTSASTDSGTNGSETYEHNNPSGQPKTQHEPSQLLQVNNSLISRSSRPRRICRVLWDRTTEDSSFL, from the exons GTTGCTGGAGAGCAGAAGTACCACCCTGAATGCTTCACTTGCATGAGCTGTGAAATGTTCATTGGAGATGGAGACACCTACACACTCGTCGAACGCTCCAAGCTCTACTG CGGCCATTGTTTCTGTCAAGGTGTAGAATCAACTGTGAGGCCAGCCTCTCCTCTTACCAAGAGTCCACATATGGTGGCACTGGTGTCCTTACCACCCCGTGCAGGAGGCCGACGAGGCCTGACTGTAGCCACTGACCTCAGCCAAGAGAAAGGCCTTCTTGTCACTGTCACAGG GTTAGACTCAGCTGTCCTCAGCCGTGACCTGCTTCCCTCTGTGCACACTGGTGACCGAGTACTGGAGGTCAATGGCATTCCTGTCCGCAACATTTCCCCAGATGAG ATAAACCGTGTGATCCAGGACACAAACAGACCACTGCAGCTGACCATTGAGCACAACCCGCAGTCTCCTGACGATCTCCTTCGCTCCAACAATTCCCAGGATGACAGCAGCTGTCCTGACCCTTGTGTACGCGAGAAACTTGCTTCAACCCACAAACTCCCAAGTCTGGAGGAAGAGCCAAGTCCAGGGGAAGAGACAgatgagccaatcacaatgaGCCTCTCACCATCTCAGCACCAAGGAACAACGGGAATGCGATCCAGACACATTCT GCGCAGCTGTAGTATAGATAAGTGTCCTCTGTCCCCTGGAGCACTGTCACTTTTATCTCAAAGAAGAGACATGGTTCGCTCAGAGTCTCTTCGTGTGGACTCTGGAGATCGGACTCATCGCAtcttcagaccttcagacctcaTCCATGGGGAAGTGCTCGGAAAGGGCTTCTTTGGACAGGCTGTTAAG GTAACACACCAGGAGACAGGGgaggtgatggtgatgaaaGAGTTGATAAGGTTTGACGAAGAGACACAGAAGACTTTCTTAAAAGAG GTGAAGGTGATGCGCTGTCTGGACCATCCTAATGTTTTAAAGTTCATTGGACTATTTTACAAAGACAAACGAATAAACTTCGTCTCTGAATACATCCAGGGAGGAACTCTCAGAGAGACCATCACAAAAATG GACAAGAGTTTTCCCTGGAGTATAAGAGTGGGTTATGCCAAAGACATTGCAGCTGGAATG GCCTATCTACACTCCATGAATGTTATCCATCGAGATCTAAACTCACACAACTGCCTGGTCAGAGAG AACCAGTCTGTAGTGGTAGCAGATTTTGGACTAGCCAGGCTAGTAATGGAGGAGAGGAATCAGGGCAGAACATCCTCTATGGAACGGCCTGCGAAGGGGCCGCTGACAGAGCTCCGCAAGCCTGACCGGAGAAAACGGTACACCGTGGTAGGAAACCCCTACTGGATGGCCCCTGAGATGATCCATG GGAAAAGCTATGATGAACGGGTGGACATCTTTTCCTTTGGTATCATGATATGTGAG ATAATAGGTAGAGTGAACGCCGACCCTGACTACCTTCCCCGGACAAATGACTTCGGCCTAAATGTACATGGTTTCCTGCAGCAGTACTACACTCCACAATGCCCCTCAGCCTTCCTTCCACTggctgtcctctgctgtgacaTGGACGCTGATAAACG CCCTTCCTTTTCAAAGCTGGAGGAGTGGCTGGAGAACCTACTGATGCACCTGGACATTGGTCTACCTATGCTATCTGAGTTGGAGCAGCTTCGCAGAGCCTTCTGGCAGACTCACAACCATCAAAACCATTTCCACAATCAGGACAGGACCCTTGATTCTCATGAACAGACCCACTGTTCACAAAGACAGAGCCCAGACCCCATGCGacattcagacaaaacaaacatacaaacagagTCAAGTCACCTCACTCAGGGCCAAGACCAAAATGGCACACCTGACAGCCATACAGATGAACAGCAAAACACGCATGACAACCATAATGAGAGGACTGAGCAAGACCACCTGACCAAACACTGTAATGACCACTCACGAGACAAGAGCCAAACCTGTTGCACATCTGCAAGTACAGACTCAGGCACGAATGGTTCTGAAACTTATGAACACAATAACCCCTCAGGACAACCAAAAACCCAGCATGAGCCCTCACAACTGCTGCAGGTCAACAACTCACTAATAAGCCGGTCCAGCAGGCCCAGAAGGATATGCAGAGTGCTGTGGGACAGAACTACAGAGGACAGCTCTTTTCTCTGA
- the LOC139344449 gene encoding LIM domain kinase 1-like isoform X2, producing MSRRDQRFRRGMKGRCCECGCILSHWYYEREGQLYCKKHYWARYGEHCHGCRETITTGLIMVAGEQKYHPECFTCMSCEMFIGDGDTYTLVERSKLYCGHCFCQGVESTVRPASPLTKSPHMVALVSLPPRAGGRRGLTVATDLSQEKGLLVTVTGLDSAVLSRDLLPSVHTGDRVLEVNGIPVRNISPDEINRVIQDTNRPLQLTIEHNPQSPDDLLRSNNSQDDSSCPDPCVREKLASTHKLPSLEEEPSPGEETDEPITMSLSPSQHQGTTGMRSRHILRSCSIDKCPLSPGALSLLSQRRDMVRSESLRVDSGDRTHRIFRPSDLIHGEVLGKGFFGQAVKETGEVMVMKELIRFDEETQKTFLKEVKVMRCLDHPNVLKFIGLFYKDKRINFVSEYIQGGTLRETITKMDKSFPWSIRVGYAKDIAAGMAYLHSMNVIHRDLNSHNCLVRENQSVVVADFGLARLVMEERNQGRTSSMERPAKGPLTELRKPDRRKRYTVVGNPYWMAPEMIHGKSYDERVDIFSFGIMICEIIGRVNADPDYLPRTNDFGLNVHGFLQQYYTPQCPSAFLPLAVLCCDMDADKRPSFSKLEEWLENLLMHLDIGLPMLSELEQLRRAFWQTHNHQNHFHNQDRTLDSHEQTHCSQRQSPDPMRHSDKTNIQTESSHLTQGQDQNGTPDSHTDEQQNTHDNHNERTEQDHLTKHCNDHSRDKSQTCCTSASTDSGTNGSETYEHNNPSGQPKTQHEPSQLLQVNNSLISRSSRPRRICRVLWDRTTEDSSFL from the exons GTTGCTGGAGAGCAGAAGTACCACCCTGAATGCTTCACTTGCATGAGCTGTGAAATGTTCATTGGAGATGGAGACACCTACACACTCGTCGAACGCTCCAAGCTCTACTG CGGCCATTGTTTCTGTCAAGGTGTAGAATCAACTGTGAGGCCAGCCTCTCCTCTTACCAAGAGTCCACATATGGTGGCACTGGTGTCCTTACCACCCCGTGCAGGAGGCCGACGAGGCCTGACTGTAGCCACTGACCTCAGCCAAGAGAAAGGCCTTCTTGTCACTGTCACAGG GTTAGACTCAGCTGTCCTCAGCCGTGACCTGCTTCCCTCTGTGCACACTGGTGACCGAGTACTGGAGGTCAATGGCATTCCTGTCCGCAACATTTCCCCAGATGAG ATAAACCGTGTGATCCAGGACACAAACAGACCACTGCAGCTGACCATTGAGCACAACCCGCAGTCTCCTGACGATCTCCTTCGCTCCAACAATTCCCAGGATGACAGCAGCTGTCCTGACCCTTGTGTACGCGAGAAACTTGCTTCAACCCACAAACTCCCAAGTCTGGAGGAAGAGCCAAGTCCAGGGGAAGAGACAgatgagccaatcacaatgaGCCTCTCACCATCTCAGCACCAAGGAACAACGGGAATGCGATCCAGACACATTCT GCGCAGCTGTAGTATAGATAAGTGTCCTCTGTCCCCTGGAGCACTGTCACTTTTATCTCAAAGAAGAGACATGGTTCGCTCAGAGTCTCTTCGTGTGGACTCTGGAGATCGGACTCATCGCAtcttcagaccttcagacctcaTCCATGGGGAAGTGCTCGGAAAGGGCTTCTTTGGACAGGCTGTTAAG GAGACAGGGgaggtgatggtgatgaaaGAGTTGATAAGGTTTGACGAAGAGACACAGAAGACTTTCTTAAAAGAG GTGAAGGTGATGCGCTGTCTGGACCATCCTAATGTTTTAAAGTTCATTGGACTATTTTACAAAGACAAACGAATAAACTTCGTCTCTGAATACATCCAGGGAGGAACTCTCAGAGAGACCATCACAAAAATG GACAAGAGTTTTCCCTGGAGTATAAGAGTGGGTTATGCCAAAGACATTGCAGCTGGAATG GCCTATCTACACTCCATGAATGTTATCCATCGAGATCTAAACTCACACAACTGCCTGGTCAGAGAG AACCAGTCTGTAGTGGTAGCAGATTTTGGACTAGCCAGGCTAGTAATGGAGGAGAGGAATCAGGGCAGAACATCCTCTATGGAACGGCCTGCGAAGGGGCCGCTGACAGAGCTCCGCAAGCCTGACCGGAGAAAACGGTACACCGTGGTAGGAAACCCCTACTGGATGGCCCCTGAGATGATCCATG GGAAAAGCTATGATGAACGGGTGGACATCTTTTCCTTTGGTATCATGATATGTGAG ATAATAGGTAGAGTGAACGCCGACCCTGACTACCTTCCCCGGACAAATGACTTCGGCCTAAATGTACATGGTTTCCTGCAGCAGTACTACACTCCACAATGCCCCTCAGCCTTCCTTCCACTggctgtcctctgctgtgacaTGGACGCTGATAAACG CCCTTCCTTTTCAAAGCTGGAGGAGTGGCTGGAGAACCTACTGATGCACCTGGACATTGGTCTACCTATGCTATCTGAGTTGGAGCAGCTTCGCAGAGCCTTCTGGCAGACTCACAACCATCAAAACCATTTCCACAATCAGGACAGGACCCTTGATTCTCATGAACAGACCCACTGTTCACAAAGACAGAGCCCAGACCCCATGCGacattcagacaaaacaaacatacaaacagagTCAAGTCACCTCACTCAGGGCCAAGACCAAAATGGCACACCTGACAGCCATACAGATGAACAGCAAAACACGCATGACAACCATAATGAGAGGACTGAGCAAGACCACCTGACCAAACACTGTAATGACCACTCACGAGACAAGAGCCAAACCTGTTGCACATCTGCAAGTACAGACTCAGGCACGAATGGTTCTGAAACTTATGAACACAATAACCCCTCAGGACAACCAAAAACCCAGCATGAGCCCTCACAACTGCTGCAGGTCAACAACTCACTAATAAGCCGGTCCAGCAGGCCCAGAAGGATATGCAGAGTGCTGTGGGACAGAACTACAGAGGACAGCTCTTTTCTCTGA